Genomic segment of Psychrobacter sanguinis:
TCTATACCTTATTTGCGCCAAGTTTAGGTGAAGTAGAAGCGGAGCCAAGAGTATCAGAGTCTACTTGGCAACGAGTGGTCGCCCCTTTAATCGGATTTTATGATGGCTATGTTGGTCCAGGTACCGGTATGTTTTTTGCTTTAGGTAATGTGGCATTACGTGGTAGACAAATCATCGCTGCTACAGGGGCGGCAAAAGTATTAAACCTATCTACCAATATCGCTTCCCTTATTTTCTTTATTATCGGTGGCAATGTGCTGTGGAAAGTAGGCCTAGCGATGATGGTCGGACAAACCATAGGCGCTTATGCAGGCTCACATATGGTGGTAAAAGGCGGTAGTAAAATTATTCGCCCGGTGATTGTTCTGGTTTGTTTGGCCATGGTTACCAAATATATGATGGGCTAAATAGCCAGTTATCGCTATTTTACGTTCTAAAATAAAACTCTTTGACACATATTACGTAACAGACATTAATTAACGAATATAAAAAAGCCCCAACTTGATATTGGGGCTTTTTTAGGTATCATAATTTTAAATGATAACTTTATAGCAGATATCGCTTGGTCAATGAGCCCTAGCGCTTATTCAAATCATCATATTCACTGCCCATGATGCCATCACTCATGACATGAGCAAACTCTTGCTCACTTTCTGGGTCAATGTGACCATCAAACACATCTTTGGTGCCCGCTTCTGGGTCATTATAGACATCTAAGTCCATTTTGCCTTCCGCTTTTGCCACAATAGCGGTTACAGCAGCATCACCACCAACGTTTACGGCGGTACGTAACATATCAAGCAAACGGTCAACACCTAAGATCAGACCGATACCTTCGATGGGCAGACCCACTTGAGCAAATACCATTGAAAGCATAATTAAGCCCACACCAGGTACCCCTGCAGTACCTACAGAAGCCAGTACTGACATTAAGATAACCATTAAGTACTGGCCCGCACTTAAATCTATACCGTATAAATTGGCGATAAAGATAGTGGCTGTACCTTGCATAATGGCGGTACCATCCATGTTGATGGTCGCACCAAAAGGAATGGTAAATGAAGCCACAGAGTTATCAACACCCATACGCTTGGTTACGGTACGTAAGCTAACTGGAATAGTGGCGTTTGAGCTTGAAGTACTAAAAGCAAAAATCTGCACTTCACGCATTTTGGCTAAGAAAGTTCTTACCGACAGTCCTGAAGTAAGCTTTAGGATAATCATCATGGTCACAAAGAAGTGGAAAGCCAAAGAGCCTACCAATACGGCCACATAACCGAATAATGACACCATCAATTCTAAGCCTAAATCTGACATGGCTATTACTAACAGCGCAAATACACCGTATGGTGCCAGGTTCATAATGATGGTTACCATTTTTAAGATAACTTCATTGATCAGTTCTAGACTCTGGACCAAACCTTTAGCAGGCTTACCTACCATCAGAATACTAATACCAATTAAAATGGCAAAGAAGATGATAGACAGCATATCGCCATTGGCCATAGCACTAATCGGGTTAGATGGAATGATATTTGAGAAAACGTCAATTAAAGGCGGTGCATCTTTGGCTTCAAAAGCGTTCTCAGGCTTAAGGTTCATCCCTTTACCAATGCCAAATATTGAGCCAAGACCAATGGCTGTTGCAATGGCAATTGCGGTAGTGAACATATAGATAAAAAAGGTCTTAGTACCAATACGACCTAGCAAACGGATGTCACCAATACCACACACCCCACAGATAAGTGAGATTAGCACTAAGGGTACAACCAACATTTTTAACGAGTTAACAAACAGCTTACCGACAATACTAAATAAGCCATTTACTAAATAAGTGTTAACGAAACTACCTTCGGCATTTAAGCCGGTATAGTTAAAAATTAGTCCTAGAATGATACCTAGTACCATTGCGACCAGAATCTTACTGGTCAAACCCATATTTTTCCACATAGCTTTATCCTCAATGCATAACCCTATAAGCAAGTGCCTTAATCTGTGAGCACACTTGCTATCTCAGAATACTTGTTTAAAAGGGAGATGCTGAATTCATTCATTAGCACAGCAGCGGGGACAGAAAAAACGTCGTTTATGGCTTAACGGCCCTCTTGTTTTTTCACTCTGCTATAGACAATTTCACTATGATTAACTGCTTTACTGATTTTTACGTTTCTCATTATCTAACGTTGACAATAGAAATAATTGTCATAAAAACAAAGCAGCTATCCATCTTCCTTGTGAGTTTTGAGTCACAGCAATCAAAGGAATTAACGTTCATTAAGGGGTTATCAGCAATTTCAATAAATAAAGATTCAGGCCAATATTTCTCAACTAATAGTTACTCTAATGTAAATCTATGTGACTCGTCAGTATGCGCTCAATATAAAGTAAAAGTTACCCTTACCGCAAGTAATTTTTATGATACCTATTCTCAAAGGTTATTATTGACAGGTCAAACGAACACTTTTTTCACTAAATAGAACGATATGAACGTTAAATTAAAGACATGATCTGACCACTTTTACCCATTTAAAGATTAGCACGGGATTAAGCGGATGAATCTATCTTACCTAATAGGTTAGAATAGAGGCCTCAACAATTAAATAAAACGATTTGAAATTATGCTTGAGCTTCGTCATCTTCAAACCCTATCTGCTTTACGAGCACACGGCTCACTCGCGGCAGCCGCAGATGAGTTACACGTGACCGCTTCTGCCGTCTCGCATCAATTAAAAGAGCTAGAGAATTACTATGGTGTGAAATTGGTTAACCGTCGTACCCGTCCTTTGACATTTACCCC
This window contains:
- a CDS encoding TSUP family transporter translates to MDLSLTLEVILMLTAVAAVAGFIDAIAGGGGLLTIPAMLLANIPPVLTLGTNKLQAASGALTASITMIKKGVVSPSKMKLAIAGAFIGSVLGTIAVQMSPPDMLEKLIPFLIAAIGIYTLFAPSLGEVEAEPRVSESTWQRVVAPLIGFYDGYVGPGTGMFFALGNVALRGRQIIAATGAAKVLNLSTNIASLIFFIIGGNVLWKVGLAMMVGQTIGAYAGSHMVVKGGSKIIRPVIVLVCLAMVTKYMMG
- a CDS encoding dicarboxylate/amino acid:cation symporter produces the protein MWKNMGLTSKILVAMVLGIILGLIFNYTGLNAEGSFVNTYLVNGLFSIVGKLFVNSLKMLVVPLVLISLICGVCGIGDIRLLGRIGTKTFFIYMFTTAIAIATAIGLGSIFGIGKGMNLKPENAFEAKDAPPLIDVFSNIIPSNPISAMANGDMLSIIFFAILIGISILMVGKPAKGLVQSLELINEVILKMVTIIMNLAPYGVFALLVIAMSDLGLELMVSLFGYVAVLVGSLAFHFFVTMMIILKLTSGLSVRTFLAKMREVQIFAFSTSSSNATIPVSLRTVTKRMGVDNSVASFTIPFGATINMDGTAIMQGTATIFIANLYGIDLSAGQYLMVILMSVLASVGTAGVPGVGLIMLSMVFAQVGLPIEGIGLILGVDRLLDMLRTAVNVGGDAAVTAIVAKAEGKMDLDVYNDPEAGTKDVFDGHIDPESEQEFAHVMSDGIMGSEYDDLNKR